TAGAATTACGCGGCAGAGAATTAAAGGTACGCCCACCATTTATGCGGAAACTACCCTGGTATTTGGTCGTTCTTGCAAAAGGAAAACGCAACAGATCACGATTCCTGGTGTTAAAGCTGTGAAATTCATAAGCATGTCCAAATTCTGATAGTAGATATGAAGGCGCCAAATCGCGCAAACATTTGAAAACTAGCACACATTTAAGACGACACCGTAAGCTAGGCCAACCGAGTACAGACCTAAGCTCCCCAGTGCAAACAGTTCAGCCCTCGATGATATTAGCAGCACGGCTGTTTAACTTGTCGAGGTAAGCTTTAGAACCAGCACCACAGCTATTCCAGACAGGTGAACAATAATCAAACAGAGGTAGAATTAACGTGTTGTACAACAAAAGGCAGGTTGCTTTAGGGAGAACTTTACGTGCACGGCGGAGAACACCTAACCTAGATGATATCTAACTTACTACCAATGTAATCAATGTGATCCTTCCAGGATAGGGTTTGATCTAACAGTACTCCAAGATATTTAAAGTTCTCATCCAATTCTAAGTGCTTATGCGCCTTATGTCAATTTCCAATGCCCCAGCAGAAGCGATCTTCTGATGGGTACCAACTaacattgcttttgttttgtctagATTAAGTATTAAATAATTCGCCTGAAGCCAGTTAATTATTCTTCGTAAGTCAGCAGTTAAGTGTGCTTGAATATCATCTAGAGACTTACTGGCAAAGTAGATTAAAGCTTCGTCAGCATAAAGCTCAACGTTACATGAGACCATTACATTGGGCAACTCATTTATATAGATTATAAGCAATAAACACTGCCCTGGGAGACCCCAAAGTTAATAATTTGGGGTTCACACGAAACATCATTAACACTTACACTTTGTGTGCGCGTAATCAAGTAAGACCTAAACcattttattacacgtaacacgagaatttcattccgtgaagctcatttgtagaagtctatatgctatattttcacgtGTGAAAAAAGTCTATACAGCCAATTAGAATGGCGTACatctgttttcacatgtggacgtataaccaatcaacgataacgtaaaggcctttgctagccaatcagaatcgtttatcgtttacattcaaatagcgtttcagattttggcggcttttttatcagcgcctctttcaaattttcctgcgaaggcggaggaaagctcTAGTTTTGTGTCAGttagttgctgcccagacgtgtttgtatggcatcaggaaaacaagaacacatcgagcaaatcacagagagatgtctcattgctcaaaaaaatatttggactGGGAAGCAATGGCGGAGTGAAGACGTGTTGAAATGCCGTCCGCTTAATAATACTAATTTGGATGACTTAATGGAAGAAGGTTTTAATCTTTTGCTTAGTAAAAGAAGAACAAGTCAGTTATCCTCTGATAGTTCTCTAGATACCTCGCCAGAATCAAAGAAACTTAAAGAGGGTGACATTTCTTATTCCTCCGAAGGCGAACGTAACGAAGAAGGTGTTGATATTATTCTATCTGCCCTGAATACCTTCAAAAACCACTGCAGGATATTCTTAAGAAGCTGGAAAAGTTGGATGTTATCGAAGAAGCATTGAATAACCTCGGGAAGTCTTTCGACAAGCTAGAAGGAAGAATACATACTCTCGAAGACTCGTACGTTATTACAAAGCGCGATGTTGAAGACCTCAAAGAAAgtttaaattaaaatgaaatagATAAAAAGACGACAGCCGAGAGAATACGAAAGCTCGAAGACGACACAAAATCGAGCCTAGCCGCCCTACAGAAAGAGAACGATGAGCTTCGTGCCAATTTTAAGCTGATTGAGGATAAGAAATTGTATTTGGAAGCATATTCTAGGCGCGAAAACGTTAAGTTTGAAAATATTCCAGAGGAAAAAACGAACAAAGAGGACACAGAGACGGTGTTGCGTACATTTCTGGAAATGTTCGTTATTTCatcggaatttttttttttttgcatttagtCAAAATTATGATAGGTGGACGGGACGGAAAACACGCCTCTGTCGGaatacatctttttttttcttcaactttgCTTGCATTTTCGACTCTCGAAAGTAAGCAAGCTAGATTTCCATACAAATGCTGTGCTCAGTCAgtgatttttttatatttttttttggtatatTCACGTAATTGTATGTTCTGTTACTTTTTTCGTCGGGGTAAAAGTGGCCTACAGTTATGTAAATAGTTCCATTGACTGTTTTgacgatcccataatgcaatacgttttgggggttctttacataaaaacaatacaatttatttacccttgggactgtatcatgcttcagtgaactgattatccattgttttaatgtaaataaccccacaaaaagaacagtattatgggattggtgaaaaaagcgaattgAAAGATCTCTTAATCCTGATTCTATGAAATTTCGTTCAACAAATGTTTGTTTATGGAAATCAACTCGAACAGATTTGCATTCGAAATACGGCTTCAGCTCAAAAGATGCAAATCAAACAGGTAACATCTCATCTATGCTGATTCACTGTTTAAAACAATACCCTGGATTTAACCGTAGTAATGGCTGAATTAAAAGTTGCATCTATGAATGTCAGGGGAATAGGAAacaatagagagttttagcaccaacgacgagtccgactacgagtacgagatctggaagaaagttctaaagagcatgcgcaaagtcTCAAATCTCGTACGACGGATTCGTAGAACgacgagtttgaagtgaaaagtcgtAGTGGGGAAACGAGTTGGACTTCCGACCGAGAAGGCAAGAAAGgtcgatttaatttactttgctggttttaaatgtGCTTTAGAAGATTGTTACAAACATCAACATATAGATATTCATTCAAGGTTTGTGCTGAAAATAGGATATGGGCTGGAATTATTGGCGCCGTTATAACTGCGGCCTGTTCGCTTTCgccatgaagtaaacaaaccaaggaaggaaatattgaatttttttacgacacctaatttttttttgcagatttatcttgacaaAAACTCGATAGACTAACTTTCGTGGTttccttctatttgcttttactttgaTAGGCGCAGCTTTAttcaccaaaaaaaataataataaacaaagaataaaaagttggaaacccGACTTCCGATCGTAATTCCTTCATGTGCAAGCTAAACTTAAACTCACCTATTTTACAAGTGGCCATCAGTGGACTAAGCAGATTTAATCTCTACTGATTAACTCTAAACCATTTTATTACGCGTTGTTAATGTATATGCTTAACCATATTTTttcgactacgagtacaactgcgagaacgagcgaaactcgtactcgtagtcgtgctcgttgtcggtgctaaaactctctaataaCAAGAGAAGGGAGACTTTCAACTGGCTCAGAAACAAACAACAATCATTGACAACTATCTTTTTGCAAGAGGTACACTGTACGGAAGCAACTATTGACAAGTGGAAATCTGAATGGGACTATAAAGCTCTCTTTAGCTGTTTTTCAGGCAATTCAGCAGGCGTGTGCATTCtctttaacaataattttaaatttgatattttgaaaaccttttcgGACCCCTCCGGACGTTACATTGTATGTGATATTAGAACTGACGAAAAACTGTTTACTCTTGCAAACATTTACGCTCCTAATGAAGACGACCCGACCTTTTTTAAGCAAGTTTTTGATCATTTACACGATTTTGTGTGCGAAGAAATAATTTTGGGGGGTGATTTCAATCTTGTTTTGGATTTTAAGGAGGATAAGAAGGGCGGTCTTCCCAGAACCTATCAAAATGCTTTGAAAATAATCCAGCAAAATTGCGAAGAACTTAATTTAATTGATATATGGAGAACGACGAACGCTGATAAACATAGATATACATGGCGCCGGAAGAAGCCAgaaattcaattcaaagtggacagaccgcaaacgacagtagttgctaaaaatctatctgtgttgcaactgttcatcagtaggatgcctaaaatgtgtgcaattctacaattggtttcggctccattaaatcctataccaattgcagaacatttcaggaggagccacccacaatgcgagcacagttgcgaacaacacatatatatgagtaaggaaaacaatgcaaagcaaaatgaagacgttatttaacgaactaaatacacacgtcaagtaaatgaataaataatacacgcgcacaaaataaaattgcgcgcgcacgcgtattaaggaggctcgaaagggtttttagctacacgcgcgagtaacctacacacgccataacgcgcaattttattttgtgcgcgtgcattatttattcatttacttgacgtgtgtatttagttcgttaaataacgccttcattttgctttgcattgttttccttactcatatatgtgttgttcgcaactgtgctcgcattgtgggtggctcctcctgaaatgttctgcaattggtataggatttaatggagccgaaaccaattgtagaattgcacacattttaggcatcctactgatgaacagttgcaacacagatagatttttagcaactactgtcgtttgcggtctgtccactttgaataactaagaaacacgcgtcagcagaatgaatcaaatttctatcaaaagtagcgcgtgcaacacaccggaaatgaaaatatggcgtaaaatcgcgcgaaacggaaataaaacctgcggaaaaaaattgtctttatctcgaaattttgcgcggtgacctatcttgattttttgcatgcacgtatcattcacgatggcactttaaataaaaaagtttcgcgaaaatctatctagtacaattttctgtaaactataatatgccatttttcgacatatcttaaattctactagataactttttgtcatattctctaataagttaaagaatttagggagctttccaacaaagaaataaaaacggtaggtcaccgacttagtttttccgataattttcaacaactaaagtttagagggcctttttgttgacctggcgtgttgccgtggtaaccggtatgacgtcataaatgccttcaaagtattacccaacaatagagttgcaaagatatttatagtttgcctacactatcaattatccttctttggtatctttcatcgtttcacaaacactatagcaaccaaaaaaaccctttcgagcctccttaagatacaactaaaaataatctaagtaataaataagtaagtaatgtaaggatacgatggggctattcaagcccgcatggcaaatctcatctcccgcagggttgcaccatacttcacgacgataagaccatgccgattgaagaattttgtaaatgttcgctgaagtagataaatgttcgctgaagtagatcggtgagaaaaccttgttgtcggagacgtaaggaaagtccgcggagtctattcatgaagtcaactttggaagtgcaaattctagcaatctcaccagttgagatatataaacaccgtaagctggattggcgggaatgttgctgtccatatgaggaaagttgacaatccggaatgtaaagtcatctctcttatcgtagatgctgatacggaaaggtgtggttgtatcgcctgtcttgatatgtgtgtcgagataacacacttcagtagaagatgtggaagtgtccgttagttgcaattctggcgggtaaattgcgctgatgtaattaccaaagtccacattgttaatactgaataaatcgtcgatgtaacgaaaggtgttgctgaactggatggcttttgtaatgtcacttttcatggttttgaccatgaaatcgtactcgaaggtatgaagtaagagatcagccaacaaaggggcactattggtgcccattggtataccaataacctgccggaaaacagagctcccaaaacgaacgtagatgttgtcgataagaaagtcaatagcgagacaaagctctctacaagagaagtatgagtacctcatggacgtcctatcattcgtccagaaggtgtgAAAAGATGCAGActtgatttctttttaataagCTCAGATTTAATCTGTGATATCAACCTAGCAGACATTGTACCCGGATACAAAACTGATCATTCAATGATATTGCTGAAAATAGCCCTACACCACAACCAAAGAGGAAGAGGCTTTTGGAAGCTAAACACCTTGCTCTTGAAGGAGGAGGAATATTTGAACTTAATCAAAACAACTATTTatcaattgaaacaaaagacgAATACCAGTCAGACAACTCCGTTAATCCGGCCCTGCTCTGGGATATGATCAAAATGAAAGTAAGAGAAAAATCGATTGCATATGCAACAgctaaaaattacaaaactaagtCCCGCGAGGATACCCTTTACAAAGAAATATCAGGATTGGAAAAAGAATTGGATACCAATGTATACCACCAGAGAAAGTGCTTGCTATTGGAGTCGACTTTATAGACTCAGCCATGGAAACTCTCACGTATCAATTGACCCAGCCATGTAAACTCTTACGTATCAAGTGACCCTACATTTAACGTTGGCAAAAGCACTGCACCGTAATTGAAGCCGTCCAAGACATCGTAAATGCGCTTTTTGGTGCTAGTGATCAGTTTATCAAATTTCCTACAACACCGGCAGAAACAGCGGCATCTATAAAAACTTTTCGTGAGAACACACGTTCAGAGTTGGGTAACGGTCACTTGCCGATGCAATCGACGGGACACACATAAAAGTTATCGCACCCCGAGAAAATGGGCTCGATTATTTCAGTCGTCATCAGCAACACGATTTCATTATCCAGGGACTAGTGGATGGAAGGGGCAAGTTTATCGATGCAGTGTGCGGTTTTCCGGGGAGTGCTCACGATGCGAGAGTGTTACGAAATTGCGAACTGTACTATAACGCAGAGAGAGGTAATATATTACAAGCTCCTGTTGTAACGACTGCAGGGAGAGACATTCGTCCGTACCTGGTTGGAAATAGTGCGTACCCACAGGCTCAACGGCTAATAAAACCTTTTCCCGAAGGAACAAGGGATCCAGAAGAGCAAACCTTTAATAAAGAATTGAGCAGGACAAGAGTGACTGTTGAAAGGGCGTTTGGGATTCTAAAAAGCAGATGGAGGGTGCTGCAGAAACGCTTCGACAGTTCCCTTGAGTTTGCTATTAAATGTGCTGTTGCTTGTATAGTGCTGCATAACATTTGTGTAGACCATATTGATCCCCGGGATGACGACGGGGACGATTATGACCGCGGCAATGACGATAGAAACGACGATGTAATGGACGACGGAGATGAAATACGGGATTTGCTAAAGGATCTTGTTTGTGGAAATATTTGATTTTACTGACTTACGAAATGAGAGTTTACGAACTAGAATGCTggtttaatattttattatatttcctTAAATTTATGTGCTATTTTAAACAACAACCGCAGTGCGTGATCACGAGTTTTTGTCTGTAAAATAATGCCATGTTTAATTCATATATAgtacatttcaaataattgtaCTGTATataatttgataaaaaaaatcaattttcgaAAGTTTGCAGGTACCATTACCATATTTCACACCACATGCATGAATCAATAGTTAAAAAAAAGCTTATAAAAATCTTATACAGTATGATAACGAGTGAATATTCTAAATAAAATCCACTTTTGTTGTGAAAATGACACTGATCGATCGTGGCACTGATCGACTGTTTTTGTGATGCCTTGTTTATCGTTCAAAGCTCTAACAATTTCATCCCAAGCTTTCCTACTGTCCTTGCTTTCCAGGCGGTCGATATTATCGGCCCATAACTGGACCAGGACAGCCTCGTCTCTTGGTTGCCAACGCTCGCGGCTCTTCTGAGTCGAAGGTCCAGGTTTGATGGCTCAGTTGGGAGTGATAGCTATGGTGTTTGTACTGTGGGATTAAACTGCTCTGCTCCTTGCTGCATACCATAACTTGAAGAATAATAAAACCCAGGAAATTGGAGAAATTCCCTCGAGCCACTTCCAAGAAAGTTCAATGGAGACCCGGGTTGGTAAGGAGAGTACTGGTTAAAAGGATCGTTTGGATATCTGTTCGCCATAATGGTGAGCTGAAAGTGCGATCGAGTCTCTATATTGCGAAACCCTACCGATATCAGGAAATCTGTCTGTCTTCAAACCTGGTGTCGACATATTATTGATAGCTCTCCATTGTTTTTTACCTCTTTTGCCCGATATGACCCGCTCCGAGGCAGGACATTGGATCCTTTGATCTTATGTAAGCTCGTATGTCGCTACGCCACCATAAGGGTCGCGCTTGTCTGAGGAT
Above is a genomic segment from Acropora muricata isolate sample 2 chromosome 1, ASM3666990v1, whole genome shotgun sequence containing:
- the LOC136910519 gene encoding uncharacterized protein, whose translation is MKGLVDGRGKFIDAVCGFPGSAHDARVLRNCELYYNAERGNILQAPVVTTAGRDIRPYLVGNSAYPQAQRLIKPFPEGTRDPEEQTFNKELSRTRVTVERAFGILKSRWRVLQKRFDSSLEFAIKCAVACIVLHNICVDHIDPRDDDGDDYDRGNDDRNDDVMDDGDEIRDLLKDLVCGNI